A single Lolium perenne isolate Kyuss_39 chromosome 6, Kyuss_2.0, whole genome shotgun sequence DNA region contains:
- the LOC127326852 gene encoding heavy metal-associated isoprenylated plant protein 41 isoform X2: MGRQRRSARGVQWLNHYSSAQSILVVGDGDFSFSLALAAVFGSGENLVATSLDSYDALTSKYGKAKSNVTQLERLGATVFHGVDAKMMKRHPCLKMRRFDRIVFNFPHAGFIGHEQHDHMIKAHQLLVRRFFGNASHLIRPDGEIHVSHKTGQPYDRWQIEELASEFSLVISEKVNFWKEDYPGYNQKRGDGEWCDEEFSLRNGYTFKFRVERGEPEEPPSRKFTTSQRESLHRLQESLDDVTKMHQEKEQQLLLSQQQLISISESLRSCVDARITLKSRLEEEQRRSRKFTMAQRETLHSLQESLDVVTKLHEEKKQQLLLFRQELISTSESLCSSEHVRNTLQSRLEEEQRCSRKFKFLFGSMIILFLKFCI; the protein is encoded by the exons ATGGGGAGGCAGCGTAGGAGCGCTAGGGGAGTTCAATGGCTGAATCACTACTCCTCGGCGCAGAGCATCCTGGTCGTCGGAGACGGGGACTTCTCCTTCTCACTGGCGCTCGCCGCCGTATTTGGCTCCGGCGAGAACCTTGTCGCCACTTCCCTAGACTCCTACG ACGCTCTGACGAGCAAGTACGGTAAAGCTAAATCAAATGTAACACAGCTAGAAAGGTTGGGGGCCACAGTTTTTCATGGCGTAGATGCAAAAATGATGAAGCGTCACCCTTGTCTGAAGATGAGACGGTTCGATCGGATTGTCTTTAATTTTCCACATGCTGGGTTCATAGGACATGAGCAACATGACCATATGATCAA GGCTCATCAGTTGCTAGTGAGGAGGTTCTTCGGCAACGCAAGCCACCTGATTCGTCCTGACGGTGAAATCCACGTTAGCCACAAGACAGGGCAGCCTTACGACAGATGGCAAATTGAAGAATTAGCATCTGAGTTTTCACTTGTTATTTCTGAGAAGGTCAACTTTTGGAAAGAAGACTACCCAGGTTATAACCAAAAGAGGGGAGACGGTGAATGGTGCGACGAGGAATTCTCTCTGCGTAATGGCTACACTTTCAAGTTCCGTGTCGAACGTGGAGAACCTGAAGAGCCTCCTAGTAGGAAATTCACCACATCGCAGAGGGAGAGCCTGCACAGGCTGCAGGAGTCATTGGATGATGTAACCAAGATGCACCAAGAGAAGGAACAACAACTATTGCTGTCGCAGCAACAGCTGATTTCTATATCGGAGTCTCTTCGTTCTTGCGTGGATGCACGCATCACTCTCAAGAGCAGACTCGAAGAAGAGCAGCGTCGCAGCAGGAAATTCACCATGGCGCAGAGGGAGACCCTGCATAGTCTGCAGGAGTCTTTGGATGTTGTAACCAAGCTGCACGAAGAGAAGAAACAGCAACTATTGCTGTTTCGGCAGGAGCTGATTTCCACTTCGGAGTCTCTTTGTTCCTCCGAGCACGTGCGCAACACTCTCCAGAGCAGGCTCGAAGAAGAGCAGCGTTGTAGCAGGAAATTCAAG
- the LOC127326852 gene encoding heavy metal-associated isoprenylated plant protein 41 isoform X1, translating into MGRQRRSARGVQWLNHYSSAQSILVVGDGDFSFSLALAAVFGSGENLVATSLDSYAQFKPIRGYLDFIPYALTSKYGKAKSNVTQLERLGATVFHGVDAKMMKRHPCLKMRRFDRIVFNFPHAGFIGHEQHDHMIKAHQLLVRRFFGNASHLIRPDGEIHVSHKTGQPYDRWQIEELASEFSLVISEKVNFWKEDYPGYNQKRGDGEWCDEEFSLRNGYTFKFRVERGEPEEPPSRKFTTSQRESLHRLQESLDDVTKMHQEKEQQLLLSQQQLISISESLRSCVDARITLKSRLEEEQRRSRKFTMAQRETLHSLQESLDVVTKLHEEKKQQLLLFRQELISTSESLCSSEHVRNTLQSRLEEEQRCSRKFKFLFGSMIILFLKFCI; encoded by the exons ATGGGGAGGCAGCGTAGGAGCGCTAGGGGAGTTCAATGGCTGAATCACTACTCCTCGGCGCAGAGCATCCTGGTCGTCGGAGACGGGGACTTCTCCTTCTCACTGGCGCTCGCCGCCGTATTTGGCTCCGGCGAGAACCTTGTCGCCACTTCCCTAGACTCCTACG CCCAATTTAAACCTATACGAGGGTATCTTGATTTCATTCCAT ACGCTCTGACGAGCAAGTACGGTAAAGCTAAATCAAATGTAACACAGCTAGAAAGGTTGGGGGCCACAGTTTTTCATGGCGTAGATGCAAAAATGATGAAGCGTCACCCTTGTCTGAAGATGAGACGGTTCGATCGGATTGTCTTTAATTTTCCACATGCTGGGTTCATAGGACATGAGCAACATGACCATATGATCAA GGCTCATCAGTTGCTAGTGAGGAGGTTCTTCGGCAACGCAAGCCACCTGATTCGTCCTGACGGTGAAATCCACGTTAGCCACAAGACAGGGCAGCCTTACGACAGATGGCAAATTGAAGAATTAGCATCTGAGTTTTCACTTGTTATTTCTGAGAAGGTCAACTTTTGGAAAGAAGACTACCCAGGTTATAACCAAAAGAGGGGAGACGGTGAATGGTGCGACGAGGAATTCTCTCTGCGTAATGGCTACACTTTCAAGTTCCGTGTCGAACGTGGAGAACCTGAAGAGCCTCCTAGTAGGAAATTCACCACATCGCAGAGGGAGAGCCTGCACAGGCTGCAGGAGTCATTGGATGATGTAACCAAGATGCACCAAGAGAAGGAACAACAACTATTGCTGTCGCAGCAACAGCTGATTTCTATATCGGAGTCTCTTCGTTCTTGCGTGGATGCACGCATCACTCTCAAGAGCAGACTCGAAGAAGAGCAGCGTCGCAGCAGGAAATTCACCATGGCGCAGAGGGAGACCCTGCATAGTCTGCAGGAGTCTTTGGATGTTGTAACCAAGCTGCACGAAGAGAAGAAACAGCAACTATTGCTGTTTCGGCAGGAGCTGATTTCCACTTCGGAGTCTCTTTGTTCCTCCGAGCACGTGCGCAACACTCTCCAGAGCAGGCTCGAAGAAGAGCAGCGTTGTAGCAGGAAATTCAAG